A window of the Desulfobacula toluolica Tol2 genome harbors these coding sequences:
- a CDS encoding aspartyl protease family protein: MFDLKIVKELFDKHTIAITNNIPFLYKRPETAIKYQPIKIKPLIINKKPAKRKNEKLIYSWVDEDGIKHFSDFPPSNPNIDFDSQVAIVSPKNKNYLKERVFRSIANEIETQALIQGNSVLVPVKLGYRGKEISTWLIFDTGATTTSIHNDIADKIGIIPFSLSKSTTADGSVIDKKNALLDYIVVGPYRIVNFRISIIDYKGNSGISKGLLGMNFLKNVNYKINFKRKTIKWAKK; encoded by the coding sequence ATGTTCGACTTAAAAATAGTAAAAGAGCTATTTGATAAACATACCATTGCCATTACGAACAATATCCCATTTTTGTATAAACGACCGGAAACAGCTATCAAATATCAACCGATAAAAATAAAGCCGTTGATTATCAATAAAAAACCAGCAAAAAGAAAAAACGAAAAGCTAATATATTCATGGGTAGATGAAGATGGAATAAAACATTTTTCAGATTTCCCTCCATCAAACCCAAATATAGATTTTGATTCCCAAGTTGCAATTGTTTCCCCAAAAAATAAAAATTATCTGAAAGAAAGGGTATTTCGATCAATAGCAAATGAAATTGAGACGCAAGCTCTAATACAAGGAAATTCAGTTTTGGTTCCAGTAAAATTGGGATATAGAGGAAAAGAAATATCGACCTGGTTGATATTCGACACTGGTGCAACAACAACTTCAATTCATAACGACATTGCTGATAAAATTGGCATTATCCCTTTTAGCCTTTCAAAATCAACTACTGCTGATGGTAGTGTAATAGACAAAAAGAATGCCCTTCTTGATTATATTGTGGTTGGTCCATATAGAATAGTAAATTTTCGAATATCAATAATTGATTATAAGGGCAATTCCGGCATTTCAAAGGGATTACTTGGAATGAATTTTTTGAAAAATGTTAATTATAAAATCAATTTCAAAAGAAAAACGATAAAATGGGCTAAAAAATAA
- a CDS encoding rolling circle replication-associated protein — protein sequence MDKQKSSFKKCPNSIGAFSGITIDGKKIVAGTLPCNSWHCPSCQKRLKKKLYRRILQGAIGDDLTSPYAFKFLTLTFGGKEARAQASTQLKEHNENLILERKEPLTLKEYIYDIMVHNFHKLIRALKKKYGNFHYFRVAELHKDGIPHFHILFAGNAIIPKGILASIENLWRSKYGMGFVRINCVKFRDKKHAIRYMLKYITKDIQKIGKWKRIFSASRGSLVKIFKNDWLAVNVHVGHVTDKGIEEMILDEVRIRESIIPDLSPLSKYAIDAMRQMYTRMIASI from the coding sequence ATGGACAAACAAAAGTCCTCATTTAAAAAATGCCCCAATTCAATTGGTGCATTTTCTGGAATAACCATCGACGGTAAAAAAATAGTTGCCGGTACTCTCCCGTGTAATTCATGGCATTGCCCCAGCTGTCAAAAACGACTGAAAAAAAAATTATACAGACGAATTCTGCAAGGTGCCATTGGTGATGATCTCACCTCCCCTTATGCATTCAAATTTTTAACACTCACTTTCGGTGGAAAGGAAGCCAGGGCTCAGGCATCCACCCAACTTAAAGAACATAATGAAAATTTGATACTTGAGAGAAAAGAACCATTAACATTGAAAGAATACATTTACGATATAATGGTTCACAATTTCCATAAACTTATCCGAGCGTTGAAAAAAAAATATGGAAATTTTCATTATTTTCGTGTGGCTGAATTACACAAAGACGGCATTCCGCATTTTCATATACTATTTGCAGGAAATGCCATCATCCCAAAAGGGATATTAGCATCCATTGAAAATTTGTGGAGATCAAAATATGGCATGGGCTTTGTAAGAATCAACTGTGTAAAATTTAGAGATAAAAAACACGCTATCCGATATATGCTCAAGTATATCACTAAAGATATCCAAAAAATTGGGAAATGGAAAAGAATCTTCTCTGCAAGTAGGGGTTCACTCGTAAAAATTTTTAAAAATGATTGGCTGGCCGTTAATGTTCATGTTGGACATGTTACGGATAAAGGGATTGAAGAAATGATTCTTGATGAGGTTCGGATACGAGAGTCAATCATTCCTGATCTTAGCCCCCTCAGTAAATACGCTATTGATGCAATGAGACAAATGTATACCCGAATGATAGCATCTATATAA
- a CDS encoding tyrosine-type recombinase/integrase — protein MKGSIFFMPDRGRWAVSWYHKEPGQKKGKYYTITRYQGQFMPCTHYQMKRGKVRLDEKGRAIPDKSRCQGYAIAGKLRALMQGRWEQHQKGILQFRMDEFTGKGWTDVLEFYETWMKEKVEQECKIATIKGYWSYYHNWISPYFNKHPIRLHEIKSDMLLSLLNFIKTGLKKKNPNGNYGKTARNIMGAFRTCLEFAEECDRIPKIPTFPKKKSYNLKKKPIEWLTDEEYWKVIEKIPKINCPPFLWLYYHFRRPGEACVLKKSDYDMVNDAFWVQRALSARVETNSTKTGEVFLVPCDPDFKSITKRLINENPKTPYLFVNPRARKKGKRYSLESLRNIWYAACDKAEIKRIWVYKGMKHTSCTNYLNKGGTVGDLEMITGQTKESLKKYAEITLQRKRRAMSKGRENILDIRELHQKNVGVL, from the coding sequence ATGAAAGGATCAATTTTTTTTATGCCGGATCGTGGGAGGTGGGCCGTTTCCTGGTATCACAAAGAACCTGGACAAAAAAAAGGCAAATACTATACTATAACCCGGTATCAAGGCCAGTTCATGCCCTGCACCCATTATCAAATGAAAAGAGGGAAAGTTCGGCTTGATGAAAAAGGCCGGGCCATACCGGATAAAAGCAGGTGTCAGGGATATGCCATTGCAGGAAAACTCAGAGCTTTAATGCAAGGCAGATGGGAACAACATCAAAAAGGGATTTTGCAATTCCGGATGGATGAATTTACCGGCAAGGGATGGACAGACGTTTTAGAATTTTATGAAACCTGGATGAAAGAAAAGGTTGAACAGGAATGCAAAATAGCTACGATCAAGGGCTATTGGTCTTATTACCATAACTGGATATCACCCTACTTCAACAAACATCCAATACGATTACATGAAATCAAATCCGATATGCTTTTGTCCCTTCTCAATTTTATTAAGACAGGATTGAAAAAAAAGAACCCCAACGGAAACTATGGAAAAACTGCCCGGAATATCATGGGTGCATTTCGAACCTGTCTTGAATTTGCAGAAGAATGTGATCGCATTCCAAAAATTCCAACTTTTCCGAAGAAAAAATCTTATAACCTGAAAAAGAAACCTATTGAATGGCTAACTGATGAAGAATACTGGAAGGTCATTGAAAAAATACCGAAAATAAACTGCCCCCCTTTTCTTTGGCTTTATTATCATTTTAGACGGCCTGGTGAAGCTTGTGTTCTGAAAAAATCAGATTACGATATGGTCAATGATGCCTTTTGGGTTCAACGGGCATTGTCTGCCAGGGTTGAAACCAATTCGACCAAAACCGGTGAGGTCTTTTTGGTTCCCTGTGATCCTGATTTTAAGAGTATCACCAAAAGGCTGATCAATGAGAATCCCAAAACCCCTTACCTTTTTGTGAATCCCCGGGCCAGAAAAAAAGGCAAGCGGTATTCCCTGGAAAGTTTACGAAATATTTGGTATGCAGCCTGTGATAAAGCAGAAATTAAACGGATATGGGTTTACAAAGGAATGAAGCATACAAGCTGCACCAATTATCTAAATAAGGGTGGTACTGTCGGAGATCTGGAAATGATAACCGGCCAGACAAAAGAATCCCTTAAAAAGTATGCAGAAATCACCTTGCAACGTAAAAGGCGGGCTATGTCAAAAGGACGTGAGAATATCCTGGATATCAGGGAATTACATCAAAAAAATGTAGGTGTATTGTAA
- a CDS encoding KH domain-containing protein codes for MKELIKYIAQALVDNSDQVDVQEIKAQQTLVLELRVAKEDLGKVIGKKGRTAQAMRTILSCASAKEQKRVILEIVE; via the coding sequence ATGAAAGAGTTGATTAAGTATATTGCTCAGGCGCTGGTTGATAATTCTGATCAGGTCGATGTTCAGGAAATTAAGGCTCAGCAGACCCTTGTGTTGGAGTTGCGGGTTGCAAAAGAAGATCTTGGAAAAGTTATTGGGAAAAAGGGCAGAACTGCCCAAGCTATGAGAACTATTCTGTCGTGTGCATCTGCAAAAGAACAAAAAAGGGTTATTTTGGAAATCGTTGAGTGA
- a CDS encoding iron-sulfur cluster assembly scaffold protein — protein sequence MVTEITSSDAERKMLSDAGYANPAINYYLEKKYMGHIENADQVSEKIGSCGDTMKVYLKFDEHDLIDDVRYEITGCAGAISAAMAAVDLVKGKTIDEALAINDGDVFKVLGNIPEKKHHCIQLAVKTMHKGIQEYKTIKAF from the coding sequence GTGGTTACAGAAATTACATCATCTGATGCAGAACGTAAAATGCTGTCAGATGCAGGATATGCTAATCCGGCAATCAATTATTATCTTGAAAAAAAATATATGGGTCATATTGAGAATGCTGATCAGGTGTCCGAAAAAATAGGATCCTGTGGTGATACGATGAAGGTTTACCTTAAATTTGACGAACATGATCTCATTGATGATGTCCGGTATGAAATCACAGGTTGTGCCGGAGCAATATCTGCAGCAATGGCAGCTGTTGACCTGGTAAAGGGTAAAACAATTGATGAAGCATTAGCCATCAATGACGGAGATGTTTTTAAAGTCCTTGGAAATATTCCTGAAAAAAAACATCATTGTATTCAGCTTGCTGTTAAAACAATGCACAAGGGCATTCAAGAATACAAAACCATAAAAGCATTTTAA
- a CDS encoding M48 family metallopeptidase: protein MFSNFLYFLIALVIYTTSDLFDTDKTFDPVYLFDGLAVSALFVLICFVSFKRLEKKSVENPYENIDHLIDTYTSRLSVIALVIFAINIYGFQLNRIFSGIVFFDAVPTFEAILFLGLFLLYLMIIWNAAYHVQKKYFSSKVSKKNFILSNLSFSLPALLPWFCLSLIADILGFLPWQPFKTFLQTPAGEICYIVLFLITIAVFGPVLIRMVWNCHPLEPGYARTRIETLCQKAGLKYSQILRWELFGGTMITAGVMGIIGRFRYILVTPALLNSLNDDELDSVMLHEIGHVQKYHMLFYLFFFLGFIACNFVFFEPIMLLLYILEPVYDLFAMIGIEKGAAHSILIISTLIGFFVLYFRFVFGFFMRNFERQADLHVYRFTPDASPLISTFYKIASFSRQSIERPNWHHYSIGQRVRFLEKCQSSPALIQAHHSYVKKMIIGYFILIMVIFGFGYSINYGVAKESFSNFIAENILFQQMDLDPENSDLYVVVGDYYYNKKNYEKAIDSYENVLRVDPENIHALNNLSWLFATCPQEEYRNREKALEYAGKALAQKREAFILDTYAEALFVNNDIPNAVNAAKEARKRSKDKKEYYDSQLQRFEKMLNP, encoded by the coding sequence ATGTTTTCTAATTTTTTATATTTTCTTATTGCCTTGGTCATATATACAACCTCTGACCTGTTTGATACTGACAAAACTTTTGATCCTGTTTATCTTTTTGACGGTCTTGCAGTCAGTGCATTATTTGTGCTTATTTGTTTTGTTTCATTTAAACGGCTGGAAAAAAAATCTGTTGAAAATCCTTATGAAAACATTGATCATCTCATAGACACTTATACCTCAAGGTTGTCTGTGATTGCTTTGGTGATTTTTGCCATAAATATTTATGGATTTCAATTAAATCGTATTTTCAGCGGGATAGTTTTTTTTGATGCTGTTCCAACATTTGAAGCCATCCTTTTTCTGGGGCTTTTTCTTTTATATCTCATGATTATCTGGAATGCGGCATATCATGTGCAAAAGAAATATTTTTCAAGCAAAGTGTCGAAAAAAAATTTTATTTTATCCAATCTTTCGTTTTCATTGCCGGCTCTGCTGCCCTGGTTCTGCCTGTCACTTATTGCAGATATTCTTGGTTTTTTGCCTTGGCAGCCTTTTAAAACGTTCTTACAGACCCCTGCCGGTGAAATCTGCTACATTGTCCTGTTCCTTATCACCATTGCTGTTTTCGGCCCTGTGTTAATAAGGATGGTATGGAATTGTCACCCCCTGGAGCCTGGATATGCAAGAACCCGGATCGAAACTCTCTGTCAAAAAGCCGGGTTAAAATATTCGCAAATTTTAAGATGGGAATTGTTTGGCGGGACAATGATCACTGCCGGGGTGATGGGAATTATCGGGCGGTTTCGGTATATTCTTGTTACACCCGCATTACTCAATTCATTGAATGATGATGAACTGGATTCTGTTATGCTGCATGAAATAGGTCATGTCCAAAAATATCACATGTTATTTTACCTTTTCTTTTTTTTAGGATTTATTGCCTGTAATTTTGTTTTTTTTGAACCTATTATGCTGTTGTTATATATATTGGAACCGGTATACGACCTGTTTGCTATGATTGGTATCGAAAAGGGGGCTGCTCATTCGATCCTGATCATTTCGACACTGATTGGATTTTTTGTTTTGTATTTCAGATTTGTATTCGGGTTTTTTATGAGAAATTTTGAACGTCAGGCAGATCTTCATGTCTATCGCTTTACCCCTGATGCTTCCCCTCTTATTTCAACTTTCTATAAGATCGCATCCTTTTCAAGGCAATCCATTGAAAGACCTAACTGGCACCATTACAGTATCGGTCAAAGAGTAAGATTTCTGGAAAAATGTCAATCAAGCCCGGCTTTGATACAAGCCCATCACTCATATGTTAAAAAAATGATTATCGGATATTTTATCCTGATTATGGTAATTTTTGGGTTTGGATATTCAATTAATTACGGTGTGGCCAAGGAATCATTCAGCAATTTTATAGCTGAAAATATTCTTTTTCAGCAGATGGACCTTGATCCTGAAAATTCTGATTTATATGTGGTTGTCGGTGATTATTATTACAATAAAAAAAACTATGAAAAAGCCATTGATTCATATGAAAATGTTTTGAGGGTTGATCCTGAAAATATTCATGCATTAAATAATTTGTCCTGGCTTTTTGCAACCTGTCCGCAAGAAGAGTACAGGAACAGAGAAAAAGCCCTGGAATATGCGGGAAAAGCCCTGGCACAAAAACGAGAAGCCTTTATCTTAGACACTTATGCAGAAGCATTGTTTGTGAATAATGATATCCCGAACGCGGTAAACGCAGCAAAAGAAGCCCGTAAGCGTTCGAAAGATAAAAAAGAGTATTATGACAGTCAGCTGCAGCGATTTGAAAAGATGTTAAATCCCTGA
- a CDS encoding NUDIX hydrolase: MKINTVKKITDCKYLNLFSICYNDRVNHEKQWIFASRSERLNPFEQDYTKPNAVVIVPYHIQEKKLVVIKEFRVAIGGYQYGFPAGLVDKDESVEQAGKRELFEETGLTATKILKKSPVVFSSSGMTDESVSMMFVECKGHPTNSFNEASEDIEVMMLSRKQASDIICDNKIKFDVKLWIVLNTFASQGII, encoded by the coding sequence ATGAAAATAAATACTGTTAAAAAAATAACGGATTGCAAATATCTGAATCTTTTTTCAATTTGTTACAATGATCGGGTTAATCATGAAAAACAATGGATTTTTGCATCAAGATCAGAGAGGTTAAATCCCTTTGAACAAGATTATACAAAACCAAATGCGGTTGTTATTGTTCCGTATCACATACAAGAAAAAAAACTGGTGGTGATAAAAGAGTTCAGGGTTGCCATTGGCGGTTATCAATATGGATTTCCTGCAGGACTTGTCGATAAGGACGAGTCTGTTGAGCAGGCAGGAAAAAGAGAGTTGTTTGAAGAAACCGGTTTGACAGCAACAAAAATATTAAAAAAAAGTCCTGTTGTTTTTTCATCTTCCGGTATGACGGATGAATCCGTAAGTATGATGTTTGTTGAATGCAAAGGCCATCCCACAAACAGTTTCAATGAAGCATCCGAGGATATTGAGGTTATGATGTTGTCCAGAAAACAGGCATCGGATATCATATGTGACAACAAAATTAAATTTGATGTGAAACTCTGGATTGTTTTGAATACTTTCGCCTCGCAGGGGATAATTTAA
- a CDS encoding macro domain-containing protein, whose protein sequence is MNILKGDLIQLALAGRFDVIIHGCNCFCTMGAGIAKLIRDDFPEAYQADQETKTGDKKKLGTYSLAHIARNGKRFTIVNGYTQYDFSGPGPLVDYGAVQKLFARIKKEFPNQRIGYPKIGAGLAKGDWDVISGIINTELKEEDHTLVEYSH, encoded by the coding sequence ATGAACATATTAAAAGGAGACCTGATTCAATTGGCCCTGGCCGGACGATTTGATGTCATCATCCATGGCTGTAACTGCTTTTGTACTATGGGAGCGGGGATTGCAAAATTAATCAGAGATGATTTTCCCGAGGCATACCAGGCGGATCAGGAGACAAAAACAGGAGACAAAAAAAAGCTGGGGACATACTCTTTGGCTCACATTGCAAGAAACGGCAAACGCTTTACCATTGTTAACGGTTATACCCAATATGATTTTTCAGGCCCTGGCCCTCTGGTTGATTATGGTGCCGTCCAAAAACTCTTTGCCCGGATAAAAAAAGAGTTTCCCAATCAGAGAATCGGCTATCCAAAGATTGGTGCAGGACTGGCAAAAGGAGACTGGGATGTGATATCAGGTATTATTAACACGGAACTGAAAGAAGAAGATCACACACTGGTAGAATACAGCCATTAA
- the argC gene encoding N-acetyl-gamma-glutamyl-phosphate reductase produces MINVGIAGASGYTGVELVKLISNHPKAKLCAVTSNSYKGKSLTDIFPSMRGFENLICEDLDIKSLSKKIDVIFLALPHKVSMQHVPTMLGNNIRVVDLSADYRFTDVAAYESAYQTHTSKDLLKQSVYGLSELYRDRIKTSNLVGNPGCYPTSILLPLLPLLKEGLIQPAGIISDSKSGVSGAGRSLSLSAHFCEANESFNPYKIGNHRHTPEINEILSLHSQQPVSITFVPHLLPLTRGMMSTIYARVTDTATQDKIRKTYDTYYGDEPFVRLLNKGMYPAISHVKGTNCCDIGIHFDETSRQLIMVSAIDNLLKGAAGQAVQNMNIMFGLDDETGLNRVQGPL; encoded by the coding sequence ATGATCAACGTAGGCATTGCAGGAGCATCAGGATATACAGGAGTTGAGCTTGTCAAACTGATTTCCAATCATCCAAAAGCAAAATTGTGTGCTGTCACTTCCAACAGCTATAAAGGCAAATCTTTAACAGATATTTTTCCTTCAATGAGAGGGTTTGAAAACCTTATTTGTGAAGACTTGGATATTAAATCACTTTCAAAAAAAATAGACGTCATATTTTTAGCACTACCGCACAAAGTCTCCATGCAACATGTACCCACAATGCTGGGAAATAACATAAGAGTTGTTGATTTATCCGCTGACTACAGATTTACAGATGTCGCAGCTTACGAGTCAGCCTACCAGACACATACCTCAAAAGACCTTTTAAAACAAAGCGTCTATGGTCTCAGCGAATTATACAGAGACAGAATCAAAACATCAAACCTTGTGGGCAATCCGGGCTGCTATCCCACAAGCATTCTCTTGCCACTGCTTCCTCTTTTAAAGGAGGGATTAATCCAGCCTGCCGGCATTATTTCAGATTCAAAATCAGGTGTAAGCGGTGCAGGACGTTCCCTGTCGCTTTCCGCTCATTTTTGTGAAGCCAATGAATCCTTCAATCCCTATAAAATTGGGAATCATCGGCATACACCGGAAATCAATGAAATTTTAAGCCTGCACTCACAGCAGCCGGTTTCCATAACCTTTGTGCCTCACCTTCTGCCCTTGACAAGAGGAATGATGTCAACAATTTATGCCCGGGTAACTGACACTGCAACCCAGGATAAAATAAGAAAAACCTATGACACCTATTATGGCGATGAACCTTTTGTAAGGCTTCTCAACAAAGGCATGTATCCTGCAATTTCTCATGTTAAAGGGACAAATTGCTGCGATATCGGCATTCACTTTGATGAAACAAGTCGCCAACTCATTATGGTTTCCGCCATTGACAACCTTTTAAAAGGAGCTGCCGGACAGGCGGTTCAAAATATGAACATCATGTTTGGCCTGGATGATGAAACTGGATTGAATCGGGTTCAAGGGCCTTTGTAA
- a CDS encoding M23 family metallopeptidase yields MRKAIKIWFHSGDTSDIREFSIRKSIFGGLLLIILSTIAGAAFIGYDYCRLKNISWNNTVLNHTIIKQENEIKSQRSQIQTFAGEIEILKKQVCNLSKFEDKVRLIADIKQTSDSSGLIGIGGIPEDELDPDIPLEQKHTSLIREMHRQTDQTNLAAQKQALDFENLIKLLEQKRNLLASTPSIKPVDGWITSKFGYRTSPFTGQKEFHSGVDISNRSGTNIVATANGRVSYAAHKLYIGNMVMIDHGHGRVTKYGHLKKILVKQGQEIKRGEVIGILGNTGRSTGPHVHYEVRLNGTPVNPLKYFLN; encoded by the coding sequence ATGAGAAAGGCTATTAAAATATGGTTTCATTCCGGCGACACTTCTGATATCAGGGAATTTTCTATCCGCAAATCAATATTCGGGGGGCTGCTTCTCATTATACTTTCTACAATCGCAGGAGCAGCCTTCATTGGATACGACTACTGCCGATTGAAAAATATCTCATGGAACAACACTGTTTTAAATCACACCATCATAAAACAGGAAAATGAAATCAAAAGCCAGAGAAGTCAAATTCAGACCTTTGCAGGTGAAATAGAAATTTTAAAAAAACAGGTTTGCAATCTGTCTAAATTTGAAGATAAAGTAAGGCTTATAGCCGATATCAAGCAAACCAGTGATTCCAGCGGATTAATCGGTATCGGTGGCATCCCCGAAGATGAGCTTGACCCGGATATTCCGTTGGAGCAAAAACATACCAGCCTGATACGTGAAATGCACCGTCAGACCGACCAGACAAATCTGGCTGCCCAGAAACAAGCGCTTGATTTTGAAAATCTGATTAAATTGCTGGAACAAAAAAGAAACCTTCTGGCATCTACGCCTTCCATAAAACCGGTTGACGGATGGATCACTTCCAAATTCGGATATCGGACATCCCCTTTTACCGGACAAAAAGAATTTCATTCCGGAGTGGATATCTCAAACAGAAGCGGGACAAACATCGTTGCAACGGCTAACGGCAGAGTTTCCTATGCTGCCCACAAACTGTATATCGGCAATATGGTTATGATTGATCATGGTCATGGTCGGGTCACCAAATACGGGCATTTGAAAAAAATTCTGGTTAAACAGGGCCAGGAGATTAAACGAGGGGAGGTCATCGGTATTTTAGGCAATACAGGAAGAAGTACAGGTCCCCATGTACATTATGAAGTCCGACTTAATGGCACGCCTGTAAATCCCTTAAAATACTTTCTGAATTAG